One Fuerstiella marisgermanici DNA window includes the following coding sequences:
- a CDS encoding IS66 family transposase codes for MDTDVSQIIAVEVKQLVLSLQREVAELRDENRRLRDRIEELEGKNPTERLDEAFSVTAEERRRAETGRRKGRKKQSSARRGRRTTEQKADNAERRELILPEGYNVAECRFVRERFVWRVINGQAVQVVYEIYHGPNGEKSEIPGVWPRSEFGIEVHIALARIVTITGLSIDKTCALIEFFWNLPLGKSQADALLNQLARRWEQEFESLCDLMAFSAIVHADETSWSINSVWAFLSEKARVLIFGCRKDGDTLAQILSKELFGGVLVSDDAAVYRGFSHAQKCWAHLLRKAIRLTLLKPDNEEYQRLLDGLLEIFYAAKRHAADGRLGDAGRAAKVDELDNTLAALLVRYCAEDSDVRAADFGKDFDNLVSELIRLMTEEELFCFVTSPAAPATNNEAERSLRGAAMDRRTGRTSKTSKGARRRSILTSVLESLNLHLKTPTLSSVVAEVMTWQQDGFSLFDRLKLEVGLTSAPPGQSRLSKLVPAN; via the coding sequence ATGGACACGGATGTCAGTCAGATCATCGCTGTGGAAGTGAAGCAGCTTGTGCTTAGCCTGCAGCGTGAGGTTGCGGAGCTGCGGGACGAGAACCGGCGGCTGCGTGATCGGATTGAAGAGCTCGAAGGTAAGAACCCCACAGAGCGACTCGACGAGGCGTTTTCGGTGACGGCGGAAGAGAGACGCCGCGCTGAAACGGGCCGCCGAAAAGGTCGCAAAAAACAATCCTCGGCGCGTCGCGGTCGTCGCACAACCGAGCAGAAAGCGGACAACGCCGAACGACGCGAACTCATTCTGCCGGAAGGTTACAACGTCGCAGAGTGCCGTTTCGTTCGGGAACGTTTCGTCTGGAGAGTGATCAACGGCCAAGCCGTGCAGGTCGTCTATGAAATCTATCACGGCCCCAACGGCGAGAAATCCGAAATTCCGGGCGTGTGGCCGCGGTCCGAATTCGGCATTGAAGTTCATATCGCGCTGGCTCGCATTGTGACCATCACGGGACTGTCGATCGACAAGACGTGTGCATTGATTGAATTCTTCTGGAATCTGCCGCTCGGCAAATCCCAGGCGGACGCTCTGTTGAATCAACTGGCACGGCGTTGGGAACAGGAATTCGAATCTCTGTGTGACCTGATGGCGTTCAGTGCGATTGTGCATGCAGACGAAACCAGTTGGAGTATCAACAGCGTGTGGGCTTTTTTGTCGGAGAAGGCGCGCGTGCTGATCTTCGGATGCCGCAAAGACGGCGACACACTGGCTCAGATCCTGTCGAAAGAATTGTTTGGAGGCGTGCTTGTTTCGGACGATGCGGCCGTGTACCGAGGTTTCAGTCACGCACAGAAATGCTGGGCTCACCTGCTGCGGAAGGCCATCCGTCTGACGCTGCTGAAGCCGGACAACGAAGAGTACCAGCGACTGCTCGACGGCCTGCTGGAAATTTTCTACGCGGCCAAACGCCACGCCGCCGATGGTCGTCTTGGCGATGCCGGTCGTGCGGCGAAGGTCGATGAACTTGATAACACGCTGGCGGCTCTGCTGGTGCGTTACTGCGCCGAGGATTCCGATGTTCGGGCGGCCGACTTCGGCAAGGATTTTGACAACCTGGTCTCAGAACTGATTCGGCTGATGACGGAAGAGGAGTTGTTTTGTTTTGTGACAAGCCCGGCCGCGCCAGCAACGAACAACGAAGCGGAACGCAGTCTTCGCGGCGCGGCCATGGACCGTCGCACAGGTCGAACGAGCAAAACATCGAAGGGAGCCCGTCGCCGCAGCATTCTTACAAGCGTCCTGGAATCGCTGAATCTCCATCTGAAAACACCAACGCTCAGTTCCGTGGTGGCCGAGGTCATGACGTGGCAGCAGGATGGATTCAGTCTGTTTGATCGACTGAAACTTGAAGTCGGCCTGACCTCCGCGCCGCCCGGTCAGTCGCGACTGTCCAAACTCGTCCCCGCCAACTGA
- a CDS encoding PhoH family protein, with product MLDTNVILHDAQCIFKFQEHDIALPITVLEELDRFKKGDNDLHFQARKFLRSLDELACDVMSDEGASLGEGLGRIRVLMSLPFRQADEVLLGDTVDHRILKTALAVASLESATDVTLVTKDTNLRLKSKAFGLVAQDYNNDKIRHLDDLYTGRRFVDDVSSETIAAIYDCEAGVARHDLKSIETPLGNENFILRNGSRSVLATYDAVEERFRRVEASQCFGIRPRNAEQSFAINALTDSQIRLVTLSGKAGSGKTLLSLAAGLACESEYRQVLLARPIVPLSNRDLGFLPGDAHAKIEPYMQPLFDNLSVLKHGNPGSQALVAQMLEDERLQITPLAYIRGRSLQQTYFIVDEAQNLTPHEVKTIITRAGEGTKIVLTGDLQQIDHPYLDSASNGLTYVINRMRGQQLYAHVTLEKGVRSELSEVASNLL from the coding sequence GTGCTGGACACGAATGTCATCCTGCACGACGCGCAATGTATTTTTAAGTTTCAGGAACACGATATTGCACTGCCCATTACGGTCCTGGAAGAGCTGGATCGATTCAAAAAGGGCGACAACGATCTTCATTTTCAGGCGAGAAAGTTCCTGCGATCGCTGGACGAACTGGCATGCGACGTGATGTCCGACGAAGGCGCGTCTTTGGGTGAGGGGCTTGGCCGAATTCGCGTTTTGATGAGCCTCCCGTTTCGCCAGGCTGATGAAGTCTTGCTGGGCGATACTGTCGATCACCGAATCCTCAAGACAGCACTCGCAGTGGCGTCACTGGAATCGGCTACGGACGTAACGCTTGTGACCAAAGATACCAATCTGCGATTGAAGTCCAAGGCATTCGGGCTTGTGGCGCAGGACTACAACAACGACAAGATCCGCCACCTTGACGATCTCTACACTGGGCGGCGTTTCGTTGACGACGTTTCATCCGAAACAATCGCCGCGATTTACGACTGCGAAGCGGGTGTCGCTCGACATGATCTGAAATCGATTGAAACGCCGCTTGGCAATGAAAATTTTATTCTGCGAAACGGTTCTCGTTCCGTTTTGGCAACCTACGACGCGGTTGAAGAACGATTTCGCCGAGTGGAGGCTTCGCAGTGCTTCGGTATTCGTCCCCGCAATGCCGAGCAGTCATTTGCCATCAATGCACTGACTGATTCACAGATCCGGTTGGTTACATTGTCGGGCAAGGCAGGCTCCGGCAAGACGCTGTTGTCATTAGCAGCAGGGCTGGCGTGCGAGTCGGAATATCGCCAGGTACTTCTGGCCCGCCCTATCGTTCCGCTTAGCAATCGTGATCTTGGATTCCTGCCCGGAGACGCGCATGCCAAAATCGAACCGTACATGCAGCCGTTGTTCGACAATCTTTCTGTCCTGAAGCACGGAAACCCAGGTTCGCAAGCGCTCGTGGCTCAAATGCTGGAAGACGAGCGACTGCAAATCACACCGCTGGCCTACATCAGGGGCCGCAGTCTTCAGCAAACTTACTTCATTGTTGACGAAGCTCAAAACCTGACACCTCACGAAGTGAAGACCATTATTACGCGGGCCGGTGAAGGAACGAAAATCGTTCTCACCGGCGATCTGCAGCAGATTGATCATCCGTATCTTGATTCCGCATCGAACGGCTTGACCTACGTGATTAACCGGATGCGGGGACAGCAGCTTTACGCTCACGTAACGCTCGAAAAAGGCGTGCGATCAGAGCTTTCAGAAGTCGCCAGCAACCTGCTCTGA
- the pstS gene encoding phosphate ABC transporter substrate-binding protein PstS has translation MKPNSFAAAAFVLLITLVTGCSSSTSDGDAAATLKLQGSGASFPAPLYGRWFKEYSAATDAVRVDYQAKGSGGGIKDFTEHTVDFAASDAAMNDEEIAEVDEGVVLLPLTAGSVVLAYNLPGLSQPLKLSREAYVGIFLGKVTNWNDKTIAAANEGVDLPDLPVTVVRRADSSGTTFIFTNHLSAISQEFADGPGVGKSVNWPETGNFIAAPKNDGVTATIVQTPGSIGYIEFGFAEQAKLPMAELENAAGEFIAPTLENAATALASVEMPDDLRAWLPDPEGEGAYPIVSYTWLLCYKQYDDPAKAKALKELVRWCLTEGQESSPEMGYVRLPENVVETVVGKLESIQ, from the coding sequence GTGAAACCCAATTCCTTTGCCGCCGCCGCGTTTGTGCTACTAATCACACTCGTTACGGGCTGTTCATCGTCAACCTCAGACGGCGACGCTGCTGCAACGTTGAAGCTTCAAGGTTCGGGAGCAAGTTTTCCGGCACCTTTGTATGGCCGCTGGTTCAAAGAATACAGTGCAGCCACCGACGCCGTGAGAGTGGACTACCAGGCAAAAGGCAGCGGTGGCGGCATCAAAGATTTTACTGAGCACACTGTCGATTTTGCGGCCAGTGATGCGGCTATGAATGACGAGGAAATCGCTGAAGTCGACGAAGGTGTCGTTTTATTGCCGCTTACAGCAGGAAGCGTGGTACTGGCTTACAATTTGCCGGGACTCAGTCAGCCATTGAAACTGTCTCGGGAAGCATATGTCGGGATTTTTCTCGGCAAGGTGACGAATTGGAACGACAAGACGATTGCGGCAGCCAATGAGGGCGTCGATCTTCCCGACCTTCCTGTCACCGTCGTTCGGCGAGCGGACAGCAGTGGGACAACATTCATCTTCACGAATCACCTAAGTGCCATCAGCCAGGAATTTGCCGATGGTCCGGGCGTCGGTAAATCCGTGAACTGGCCGGAGACAGGCAACTTCATCGCGGCTCCCAAGAACGACGGAGTCACCGCAACGATAGTGCAGACCCCCGGCTCGATCGGCTATATCGAATTCGGATTCGCTGAGCAGGCCAAGCTGCCGATGGCTGAACTTGAAAACGCCGCCGGAGAATTCATTGCTCCGACACTGGAAAATGCTGCCACCGCGTTAGCCAGCGTTGAAATGCCCGACGACCTGCGTGCGTGGTTACCGGATCCTGAGGGAGAAGGGGCCTACCCGATTGTCAGTTACACGTGGTTGCTGTGTTACAAGCAGTACGACGATCCTGCCAAAGCGAAAGCTCTAAAAGAACTGGTTCGGTGGTGTCTGACGGAAGGGCAGGAGTCAAGTCCTGAAATGGGCTATGTGCGTCTGCCGGAAAACGTCGTTGAGACCGTGGTTGGCAAATTGGAATCGATTCAATGA
- the pstC gene encoding phosphate ABC transporter permease subunit PstC codes for MPAATTTVSESTNPTTLSVPPSRWEIAVDRGFRLSTRLFAWVTVALVFLIVYEVAGNAMPAIRRYGFSFLTSTTWDLQKDQFGILPEIWGTLYSSLLALTIGGFFGISIAIFLTQDFLPPTIEWIFKNIVELLAAIPSVVYGLWGIFVVIPLLRPLATWLHDHLGWFPLFGTSLSGPGMLPAAIVLSIMILPTVSAISRDALSSVPEKIKEAAFGLGATRWEAIFGVILPSASAGIFGALVLGFGRALGETMALAMLVGNSNQISISLFSPGNTLAALLANHFPEAGRGEEPVLMYAALILLTITLLVNITGAFILKDATQRFQGHAK; via the coding sequence ATGCCTGCTGCCACCACAACAGTCTCGGAGTCAACGAACCCGACAACACTGTCGGTGCCACCGTCTCGGTGGGAGATTGCGGTCGATCGTGGCTTTCGACTATCGACTCGGCTGTTTGCCTGGGTGACCGTGGCGCTGGTATTCCTGATCGTTTACGAAGTTGCTGGCAATGCGATGCCCGCGATTCGACGCTACGGATTCAGCTTTCTTACCAGCACGACATGGGATTTGCAGAAGGACCAGTTTGGTATCCTGCCAGAGATCTGGGGCACTCTGTATAGCTCGCTGTTGGCATTGACGATCGGCGGATTCTTCGGGATTAGCATCGCCATATTTCTGACACAGGATTTTCTGCCGCCGACGATCGAGTGGATTTTCAAGAACATCGTCGAACTGCTGGCGGCCATTCCAAGTGTCGTGTACGGCTTGTGGGGAATCTTCGTCGTAATACCCTTGCTGCGGCCGTTAGCGACATGGTTGCACGACCATCTTGGATGGTTTCCGTTATTCGGCACATCGCTGTCGGGGCCGGGGATGCTGCCCGCGGCCATCGTCCTTTCGATCATGATTCTGCCAACAGTGTCCGCAATTTCTCGCGATGCCCTCAGCAGCGTTCCTGAAAAAATCAAAGAGGCTGCGTTTGGACTTGGGGCAACCCGGTGGGAAGCGATCTTCGGTGTCATCCTGCCGTCAGCGTCCGCTGGTATTTTTGGCGCTCTCGTGCTGGGCTTCGGTCGGGCACTCGGGGAAACCATGGCGCTGGCGATGCTGGTTGGGAATTCCAATCAGATTAGCATTTCGCTGTTCTCGCCGGGAAACACGCTGGCTGCCCTGCTCGCGAATCACTTTCCGGAAGCGGGCCGAGGTGAAGAACCTGTGCTGATGTATGCGGCGTTGATCCTGCTGACAATCACGCTGCTGGTCAACATCACGGGAGCCTTCATTCTGAAGGATGCGACGCAGCGATTTCAGGGGCACGCAAAATGA
- the pstA gene encoding phosphate ABC transporter permease PstA has translation MKAADIVKEFDGVDFPQLEHSLQQPRTLISAGLSIATGIVTVVACIPLFSVLIMLIWRGGKKLSLELFTALPPTAFEQGGGFGNAIVGTIVIVAIAAAIAIPLGVLTAVFLAQVGPNSRTAAIARFCAKTLTGLPSILAGVFAYAAVVAATGGYSAPAGGVALALLMLPTVILTSEEAMKMVPKRMKEAAIGMGCTPTQVAWKIVLPTALPGILTGVMLAVARAAGETAPLLFTALFSNYWIFEYGQSQVMEPTASLAVFIYNFSGMPFENQIEMAWAASLILVLMVLGTNITGQLISSRTRRIR, from the coding sequence ATGAAGGCGGCCGACATCGTGAAAGAATTTGACGGCGTCGATTTTCCGCAGTTGGAACATTCGCTGCAGCAACCACGGACATTGATTAGTGCCGGCTTGAGTATCGCGACCGGAATTGTCACGGTTGTTGCGTGCATCCCTTTGTTCAGCGTTCTGATCATGTTGATCTGGCGCGGCGGCAAGAAACTGTCGCTGGAACTATTCACCGCACTCCCGCCAACAGCCTTCGAACAAGGCGGTGGATTTGGCAACGCCATCGTTGGCACGATCGTCATCGTTGCGATTGCAGCAGCTATCGCGATTCCTTTGGGTGTACTCACAGCCGTTTTCCTCGCTCAGGTTGGTCCTAATAGTCGCACGGCAGCGATTGCTCGATTTTGTGCGAAAACGTTGACTGGCCTGCCGTCCATTCTGGCTGGTGTGTTCGCCTACGCTGCAGTTGTCGCGGCAACAGGCGGCTACTCGGCACCAGCGGGAGGCGTGGCGTTAGCGCTGCTGATGCTGCCGACCGTTATTCTGACTTCGGAAGAAGCGATGAAGATGGTCCCAAAACGCATGAAGGAAGCGGCGATTGGAATGGGGTGCACGCCAACTCAGGTGGCCTGGAAAATCGTCCTGCCAACTGCCCTTCCCGGAATTCTGACGGGAGTGATGTTGGCGGTCGCTCGAGCTGCCGGGGAAACGGCACCCCTACTCTTTACCGCATTGTTCAGCAACTACTGGATCTTTGAATACGGGCAGTCGCAGGTGATGGAACCAACTGCGTCACTGGCTGTGTTTATCTACAACTTTTCCGGCATGCCGTTCGAAAACCAAATCGAGATGGCCTGGGCCGCATCGCTCATTCTTGTGCTGATGGTTCTGGGAACCAACATTACCGGACAGCTTATTTCAAGTCGCACGCGACGAATCAGATAG
- the pstB gene encoding phosphate ABC transporter ATP-binding protein PstB, whose protein sequence is MAVAAAPETPHTANGNGRPILDCNIQNLYYGNFHAVRDSHIPIRKSEITAFIGPSGCGKSTALRCLNRMNDLVRGFRFEGSVRFRNRDIYAPSIDPVAVRRYIGMVFQQPNPFAMSIYNNVAFGLRLNRYKGNIAERVEHALRGAALWDEVKDKLKTNGLALSGGQQQRLCIARAITTEPEVLLMDEPCSALDPIATRRIEELMQKLKERYTIAIVTHNLQQAKRVADKTAFMYVDTSKGGRTGYLVEFGDTQELFDSPQEDATKRYIRGDFS, encoded by the coding sequence ATGGCAGTCGCCGCCGCCCCGGAAACGCCGCACACGGCAAACGGAAATGGGCGTCCTATCCTGGATTGTAATATCCAAAACCTGTACTACGGCAACTTTCACGCCGTACGCGATAGCCATATTCCGATTCGCAAGAGTGAAATAACGGCATTCATTGGCCCATCCGGGTGCGGAAAGAGTACCGCTCTGCGTTGCCTGAATCGGATGAATGACCTGGTGCGCGGCTTTCGCTTCGAAGGCTCTGTGCGTTTTCGTAATCGCGATATCTACGCGCCATCCATTGATCCGGTCGCTGTGCGCCGATACATCGGGATGGTTTTTCAGCAGCCCAATCCGTTTGCGATGAGTATCTATAATAACGTGGCTTTTGGGCTTCGGTTGAATCGTTACAAAGGCAATATCGCCGAACGAGTGGAACACGCGCTGCGTGGCGCCGCATTATGGGACGAAGTCAAAGACAAACTTAAAACGAATGGACTGGCTCTATCCGGCGGACAGCAACAGCGACTGTGCATCGCGCGGGCCATCACGACAGAGCCGGAAGTCTTGCTGATGGATGAACCTTGCTCGGCGTTGGATCCGATTGCCACTCGCCGAATCGAAGAATTGATGCAGAAGCTGAAGGAACGCTACACGATCGCGATCGTGACTCACAACCTGCAGCAAGCCAAACGCGTTGCCGACAAAACCGCATTCATGTACGTCGATACATCGAAGGGCGGACGGACGGGGTACCTTGTCGAATTCGGTGACACACAAGAGCTGTTTGATTCTCCTCAGGAAGACGCCACAAAACGCTACATTCGAGGTGACTTCAGCTAA